The following proteins come from a genomic window of Streptomyces liliiviolaceus:
- the pstA gene encoding phosphate ABC transporter permease PstA: MTAAPETETETEPQNRHQDQASARPRTTLPPAVRAAAPGGEPRRSVSQVRATDVYALAGAAAAALALTWLLFARLLPFDGAVGFVVVAYALFLGLYALLVSFDEDGPAVADRIAAAVVRSLGALLLSVLVFVVSYTLWEGRRALPHPNFFTEDMRLAGPLEPLSTGGIKHAIAGTLIEITIALIVTVPVGLVCAVFLNEVPGRFARFVRTIVEAMTALPSIVAGLFVYATVILTLGFPESGFAAGLALSVMMLPIIIRASDVVLRLVPGTLREAAYAMGTSRWRTVWHVVLPTARSGLATAVILGTARGIGETSPVLITAGFGAEFNANAFSDPMVSLPLAALKLVESPEPNMIARGFGAAATLLVVVLALFVVARSIGGRGPGQLTRRQQHRRVLASRKDARRFGARTHQGPGGGPAATSPPAAGRLARVLRSALGALFVRRGPVGAGRAVPRAPYGAGRGPRRSRISIQPRARYWAIRPRISLRKSAQDPRSSL, from the coding sequence ATGACCGCAGCCCCCGAGACCGAGACCGAGACCGAGCCCCAGAACCGGCATCAGGACCAGGCCTCCGCGCGGCCCCGCACCACCCTGCCGCCCGCCGTGCGCGCCGCCGCGCCCGGCGGTGAACCCCGGCGCTCCGTCTCGCAGGTGCGGGCCACCGACGTGTACGCGCTGGCGGGCGCCGCGGCCGCCGCGCTCGCCCTGACCTGGCTGCTCTTCGCCAGGCTGCTGCCCTTCGACGGGGCGGTCGGCTTCGTCGTCGTCGCGTACGCCCTCTTCCTCGGGCTCTACGCGCTGCTCGTCTCCTTCGACGAGGACGGGCCCGCGGTGGCCGACCGGATCGCGGCGGCCGTGGTCCGCTCGCTCGGGGCGCTGCTCCTGAGCGTGCTGGTCTTCGTGGTGTCGTACACCCTGTGGGAGGGCCGCAGGGCGCTGCCGCATCCGAACTTCTTCACCGAGGACATGCGGCTGGCGGGTCCCCTGGAGCCGCTCAGCACGGGCGGTATCAAGCACGCGATCGCCGGCACCCTGATCGAGATCACCATCGCGCTGATCGTCACGGTCCCCGTGGGGCTGGTCTGCGCGGTCTTCCTCAACGAGGTGCCCGGCCGCTTCGCCCGGTTCGTCCGGACGATCGTCGAGGCGATGACGGCGTTGCCGTCCATCGTGGCCGGACTGTTCGTGTACGCCACGGTCATCCTGACCCTGGGCTTCCCGGAGTCCGGCTTCGCCGCGGGGCTCGCGCTCTCGGTGATGATGCTGCCGATCATCATCCGCGCCTCCGACGTCGTGCTCCGCCTGGTCCCCGGCACCCTGCGCGAGGCCGCGTACGCCATGGGCACCTCGCGCTGGCGCACGGTCTGGCACGTGGTGCTGCCGACCGCCCGCTCCGGTCTCGCGACCGCGGTGATCCTCGGTACGGCCCGGGGGATCGGGGAGACCTCGCCGGTGCTGATCACGGCGGGTTTCGGCGCCGAGTTCAACGCCAACGCGTTCTCCGACCCGATGGTGTCGCTGCCGCTGGCCGCGCTGAAACTCGTCGAGTCGCCCGAGCCGAACATGATCGCCCGCGGGTTCGGCGCCGCCGCCACGCTGCTCGTCGTGGTGCTCGCCCTGTTCGTCGTCGCCCGGAGCATCGGCGGGCGCGGCCCGGGACAGCTCACCCGCCGCCAGCAGCACCGCCGGGTCCTCGCCTCCCGCAAGGACGCCCGGCGCTTCGGGGCGCGCACGCACCAGGGTCCGGGAGGTGGCCCGGCTGCCACCTCCCCGCCTGCCGCAGGGCGCCTGGCGCGCGTGCTGCGCTCTGCGCTGGGTGCGTTGTTCGTTCGCCGCGGGCCGGTGGGGGCTGGTCGCGCAGTTCCCCGCGCCCCTTACGGGGCTGGGCGCGGCCCGCGGCGAAGCCGCATATCGATACAGCCCCGCGCCCGCTACTGGGCCATCCGGCCCCGCATCTCCCTCCGTAAGTCGGCTCAGGATCCGAGGAGTTCGTTGTGA
- the pstC gene encoding phosphate ABC transporter permease subunit PstC: MPDRVFRAVARSGGGFVLAVMLLVGGFLLLRAWQALDRAGWSFLTTAAWQPDTGNFGIAAILVGTVLIALVAITVAVPLALGAALYISEYAPARLRRTLISVVDLMAAVPSVVYGLWGVFFLEGKVLPTARWIATYLGWIPVFEVDGADPRDPLAPETVYTSSTFIAGLVVGMMVAPIICSIMREVFSQAPAGEREGAYALGATRWGMIRSVVLPFGKGGMIGGTMLGLGRALGETIAVFMLISPVFTVQWHVLQSGTSSVSSLIALRYGEASEFSLSALMAAGFALFVMTLIVNFAASSIVARSRSGAASDA, from the coding sequence GTGCCGGACCGGGTCTTCCGTGCCGTCGCCCGCAGTGGCGGCGGGTTCGTCCTCGCCGTCATGCTCCTGGTCGGCGGCTTCCTGCTGCTGCGGGCCTGGCAGGCGCTCGACCGGGCGGGCTGGTCCTTCCTGACGACCGCCGCCTGGCAGCCCGACACCGGCAATTTCGGTATCGCGGCCATCCTGGTCGGCACCGTCCTGATCGCGCTCGTCGCGATCACCGTCGCCGTGCCGCTCGCCCTCGGTGCGGCGCTCTACATCTCCGAGTACGCGCCGGCGCGGCTGCGCCGCACCCTGATCAGCGTCGTCGACCTGATGGCCGCCGTCCCGTCCGTGGTGTACGGCCTGTGGGGGGTCTTCTTCCTTGAGGGCAAGGTGCTCCCGACCGCCCGCTGGATCGCCACCTACCTCGGCTGGATCCCGGTCTTCGAGGTCGACGGCGCCGATCCGCGCGACCCGCTCGCCCCGGAGACCGTCTACACCTCGTCCACGTTCATCGCGGGCCTGGTCGTCGGGATGATGGTCGCGCCCATCATCTGCTCGATCATGCGCGAGGTCTTCTCGCAGGCCCCGGCGGGTGAGCGCGAGGGGGCGTACGCGCTCGGTGCGACCCGCTGGGGCATGATCCGCAGCGTCGTCCTGCCGTTCGGCAAGGGCGGCATGATCGGCGGCACCATGCTGGGGCTCGGCCGGGCGCTCGGCGAGACCATCGCCGTCTTCATGCTCATCTCGCCGGTCTTCACCGTCCAGTGGCACGTCCTGCAGTCGGGCACCAGCTCGGTCTCCTCGCTGATCGCGCTCCGCTACGGCGAGGCGAGCGAGTTCAGTCTGTCCGCCCTGATGGCCGCCGGGTTCGCGCTGTTCGTGATGACCCTGATCGTCAACTTCGCCGCCTCGTCCATCGTCGCCCGCAGCCGCTCCGGCGCGGCCAGCGACGCGTGA
- a CDS encoding PH domain-containing protein — protein sequence MTTPDHQPPAPDTPSSPEPQFKDRVYRSPSGVAGGALLLAIAAWLGIDALVTGEGRTPWVALAALLLLVPLVAAFTLRPAVHANEQRLRIRNPFRVITLPWGTVEAFRSGYSNEVLDKAGTKYQVWAVPVSLRARNRAARKEARGGTAGARGRLGQPRQAPHPHPTPVATGPVRAQGDQIIDELRELVEAHAKDPQAQGEVSVRWAYEVLAPAAAGAVLLAILLSVA from the coding sequence ATGACGACCCCGGACCACCAGCCCCCCGCACCGGACACCCCGAGCTCGCCGGAACCCCAGTTCAAGGACAGGGTCTACCGGTCCCCCTCCGGTGTCGCGGGCGGCGCCCTGCTGCTCGCCATCGCGGCCTGGCTCGGGATCGACGCGCTCGTCACGGGCGAGGGCCGCACCCCCTGGGTCGCGCTGGCCGCACTGCTCCTGCTGGTCCCCCTGGTCGCCGCCTTCACCCTGCGCCCCGCCGTTCACGCGAACGAGCAGCGCCTGCGCATCCGTAACCCCTTCCGGGTGATCACGCTGCCGTGGGGAACGGTCGAGGCGTTCAGGTCCGGCTACTCGAACGAGGTACTCGACAAGGCCGGCACCAAGTACCAGGTCTGGGCCGTGCCGGTCTCGCTGCGGGCCCGCAACCGGGCCGCCCGCAAGGAGGCCCGCGGCGGCACGGCGGGCGCCCGCGGCCGCCTCGGCCAGCCCCGGCAGGCCCCGCACCCGCACCCCACCCCGGTCGCCACCGGCCCCGTACGCGCCCAGGGCGATCAGATCATCGACGAACTGCGCGAACTGGTTGAGGCCCACGCCAAGGACCCGCAGGCCCAGGGCGAGGTGTCGGTGCGCTGGGCCTACGAGGTGCTGGCCCCCGCGGCGGCCGGAGCGGTCCTGCTGGCGATCCTCCTGTCCGTGGCCTGA
- the deoC gene encoding deoxyribose-phosphate aldolase — protein MPTTTPSAAPAFTDVTASDSALRRFLHGLPGVDTVGLEARAAALGTRSVKTTAKAYAIDLAISMVDLTTLEGADTPGKVRALGAKAVHPDPTDRTAPTTAAVCVYPDMVAAAKDAVAGSGVLVASVATAFPAGRAALDVKLADVRDAVAAGADEIDMVIDRGAFLAGRYLKVYDEIVAVKEASGAARLKVIFETGELSTYDNIRRASWLGMLAGADFIKTSTGKVAVNATPANTLLMLEAVRDFRAQTGVQVGVKPAGGIRTTKDAVKFLVLVKETAGEDWLDNHWFRFGASSLLNDLLMQRQKLATGRYSGPDYVTVD, from the coding sequence ATGCCCACCACCACCCCCTCCGCAGCCCCCGCCTTCACGGACGTGACCGCGTCAGACAGCGCCCTGCGCCGCTTCCTCCACGGGCTGCCCGGCGTCGACACGGTCGGTCTGGAGGCGCGCGCCGCCGCGCTCGGCACCCGTTCCGTCAAGACGACCGCGAAGGCGTACGCCATAGACCTCGCCATCTCGATGGTCGACCTGACGACGCTGGAAGGCGCGGACACCCCCGGCAAGGTCCGGGCGCTCGGCGCCAAGGCCGTCCACCCGGACCCCACGGACCGCACCGCCCCGACGACCGCCGCCGTCTGCGTCTACCCCGACATGGTGGCCGCGGCCAAGGACGCCGTCGCCGGCTCAGGCGTGCTGGTCGCCTCCGTCGCGACCGCATTTCCGGCCGGCCGCGCCGCGCTCGACGTGAAGCTGGCCGACGTGCGCGACGCCGTCGCCGCGGGCGCCGACGAGATCGACATGGTCATCGACCGCGGCGCGTTCCTCGCGGGCAGGTACCTGAAGGTGTACGACGAGATCGTCGCCGTGAAGGAGGCCTCGGGCGCCGCCCGCCTGAAGGTCATCTTCGAGACGGGCGAGCTGTCGACGTACGACAACATCCGGCGCGCGAGCTGGCTCGGCATGCTGGCGGGCGCGGACTTCATCAAGACGTCGACGGGCAAGGTCGCCGTCAACGCGACCCCCGCGAACACCCTTTTGATGCTGGAGGCCGTCCGCGACTTCCGCGCGCAGACCGGGGTCCAGGTGGGCGTGAAGCCCGCCGGCGGCATTCGTACCACGAAGGACGCCGTCAAGTTCCTGGTGCTGGTCAAGGAGACCGCGGGCGAGGACTGGCTGGACAACCACTGGTTCCGCTTCGGCGCGTCCTCGCTCCTCAACGACCTGCTGATGCAGCGCCAGAAACTGGCCACCGGCCGCTACTCCGGCCCCGACTACGTGACGGTGGACTGA